A stretch of Dysidea avara chromosome 5, odDysAvar1.4, whole genome shotgun sequence DNA encodes these proteins:
- the LOC136256344 gene encoding probable outer membrane protein pmp20, whose protein sequence is MEHSSRKATRLKWQLLRSILLCFVFEFVFAPCCAGIEQVKSATDPCVYIVSNYDDATSDPGSGNDEDQLSCCVTGNCTFRSFEDALINVTNNVVINIETSVVLTSNITIVNANNIVIKGQTIASVLCANVVNLRFDTCSNVTIEGIVWQGCGGLQFHNSSNVTIQNCFFHNSTRQAVVISEMFEDMDIKNCQFTHNNSSGHGAAIHYSSDNVANPPPVLRINNCCFTSNGPAGSVVYISSLSSNVHHSLLLQDSEFISNQGVPVFLSNVYMHVLGNVVIRQNTASSGGGIFSTNSIIELDDSSVHFFVNSATVSGGAVYLQNSNMTFGLNSSVLFENNYAGNEGGGIFSQSGSLIKFANNSLVTFSNNSVGLPARSIGRGGAIYATGHVYISFTDNSLVTFSSNSAGHNGGAIIAYSHSDISFAGNSFVRFNSSVASWRGGAVEIVTYSNMLFEGNSVTEFNNNMGTAGPAIRSSYDSDISINNNSIVTFCNNIGSSYAGAILLDDGHSDLIINGESSVIFDSNAGREGGAIHTTPSSDISFGGNAVINFTNNNAITGGAIFTRHSSNTVISCYENSIVTFSDNHATYGGVVHVAESATILFSDNSEATFARNTASVGGAIYTHGSLYMSFNGSTKVTFVDNTATREGGAVYISNSDILFNAPVIFQSNSAQTGSAVYCDGDSSLRFVENLYKVLVNNNAEDGEDLHIDSNCDVSTEKYTSLLVTIMSNPAGTPVNGYANTFDYPILSSVTLTCMVVTSSNGSSFTVTNYQWNTTGCYTHPAHNSGNPTCFPTGQTSQSVTGNDLTAEDAGTITCAVTIGGVNYTSGPLTLRISGSWAVPEG, encoded by the exons ATGGAGCACAGTTCTCGCAAAGCTACACGTTTAAAGTGGCAGCTACTCAGATCGATTTTATTGTGCTTCGTCTTCGAGTTCGTCTTCGCTCCCTGTTGTGCAG GTATTGAACAGGTCAAAAGTGCTACTGATCCTTGTGTTTATATAGTCAGCAACTATGATGATGCAACAAGTGATCCAGGAAGTGGGAATGACGAAGATCAGCTTTCATGTTGTGTAACTGGCAACTGTACATTTCGTTCTTTTGAAGATGCCCTGATAAATGTTACCAATAATGTGGTTATTAATATAGAGACTTCCGTTGTGCTGACTTCAAACATCACTATAGTAAATGCCAATAATATCGTGATAAAAGGACAAACTATTGCTTCAGTACTTTGTGCTAATGTTGTAAACTTACGTTTTGACACTTGCAGTAATGTTACAATTGAAGGGATTGTATGGCAAGGATGTGGAGGACTACAGTTTCACAACTCATCAAATGTTACAATCCAGAATTGCTTTTTCCATAATTCAACCAGACAAGCTGTAGTAATATCAGAAATGTTTGAAGATATGGACATTAAAAATTGTCAATTTACACATAACAACTCCAGTGGTCACGGAGCTGCCATACACTACTCATCTGACAATGTGGCTAATCCTCCACCAGTGTTAAGAATTAACAACTGCTGCTTCACCTCAAATGGACCAGCAGGAAGTGTGGTTTACATCAGTAGCCTATCCAGTAATGTACATCATAGTCTGTTGCTGCAAGATTCTGAGTTTATCAGCAACCAAGGAGTGCCAGTTTTCCTTTCAAATGTTTATATGCATGTTTTGGGGAATGTAGTAATCAGGCAAAACACAGCAAGCTCTGGGGGAGGAATCTTCAGTACTAATTCCATAATAGAATTAGATGACTCCAGTGTCCATTTCTTTGTCAATTCAGCTACTGTTAGTGGTGGAGCTGTTTACCTTCAAAATTCTAACATGACCTTTGGTTtaaattcttctgtactatttGAAAACAATTATGCTGGTAATGAGggtggagggattttttcccaAAGTGGATCATTAATTAAATTTGCTAATAACTCATTGGTAACTTTTAGCAATAACAGTGTTGGACTACCAGCAAGATCCATTGGACGTGGAGGTGCTATATACGCAACAGGACATGTTTATATATCGTTTACTGACAATTCATTGGTAACATTTAGCAGCAACAGTGCAGGACATAATGGAGGTGCTATAATTGCATATAGCCATTCTGATATCAGTTTTGCTGGAAACTCATTTGTGAGATTTAATAGTAGTGTAGCAAGTTGGAGAGGAGGAGCTGTAGAAATAGTAACCTACTCTAATATGTTATTTGAAGGAAATAGTGTAACTGAATTTAATAACAATATGGGTACTGCAGGACCAGCCATACGTTCATCATATGATTCTGACATTTCTATAAATAATAACTCAATAGTAACATTTTGTAATAATATAGGGAGCAGCTATGCAGGTGCAATACTTTTAGATGATGGTCATTCTGATCTCATTATAAATGGAGAATCATCAGTGATATTTGATAGCAATGCTGGACGTGAAGGAGGTGCTATACATACAACCCCAAGTTCTGATATATCATTTGGcggaaatgcagtaataaactTTACAAATAATAATGCTATAACGGGTGGTGCTATTTTCACAAGGCATAGTTCAAACACTGTTATATCATGCTATGAAAACTCTATAGTAACATTTAGTGACAATCATGCTACTTATGGAGGTGTTGTACACGTAGCAGAGTCTGCTACTATTCTATTTAGTGACAACTCGGAAGCTACATTTGCTAGAAACACAGCCAGTGTAGGAGGTGCTATATATACACATGGAAGTTTGTATATGTCATTTAATGGAAGTACCAAAGTAACATTTGTGGACAATACTGCTACCAGAgaaggaggagctgtatataTCAGTAATTCTGATATCCTTTTTAATGCTCCAGTAATATTCCAGAGTAACAGTGCACAAACTGGCTCAGCAGTGTACTGTGATGGTGACTCATCTTTGAGATTTGTAGAAAATTTGTATAAGGTACTTGTTAATAATAATGCTGAAGATGGAGAAGATCTACACATTGATAGTAACTGTGATGTCTCAACTGAGAAATACACTT CTCttttggtcactataatgagtaATCCGGCTGGTACACCAGTTAATGGGTATGctaacacatttgactatcccatattgagtagtgtcactctgacatgtatggtgGTGACATCAAGTAATGGGTCATCATTTACAGTGACCAACTATCAGTGGAACACTACAGGATGCTACACTCATCCTGCTCATAATAGTGGTAATCCAACATGTTTTCCTACTGGCCAGACTTCACAAAGTGTAACTGGTAATGATCTAACTGCAGaggatgctggtaccatcacttgtGCTGTAACCATTGGTGGTGTTAACTACACCAGTGGACCATTAACACTTCGTATATCAg